The window GCGATTGAACAGGAAGACGAGGCGTTCCTAATTAAATTCCCGGGAGTAGGGAAAAAGACAGCCCGGCAAATGATACTGGATTTGAAGGGTAAGCTTAAAAACATTACGCCTTCATTATTTCCGGACCTGTTTAACCAGGACGGGGCAGGGTTTGTTCCGGCAGCTGGAAACAGCCAGCTTGATGAAGCAATTCTTGCGTTAAAGGCACTGGGTTATACAGAAAAGGAAGTAAATAAAGTATCGAAGGAATTGCAAAAAGAAGACCTGTCGACGGACCAATATATTAAAAAAGCCCTGCAGCGGCTAATAAAGTAAAGGTGATCGAGAGTGGATGAACGAGTGATTTCGAGCGAGGCGGACAAACAGGAGCTTATTTTTGAAACAAGTCTCAGGCCGCAGACACTCAAGCAATATATTGGGCAAGATAAAGTTAAAGCCAATCTTGAAGTGTTCATCAGCGCGGCAAGGATGCGGAAGGAAACACTTGACCATGTGCTTTTATATGGACCTCCAGGACTTGGAAAAACAACTCTTGCCGCAATTATTGCCAATGAGATGGGCGTGAATTTAAGGACCACCTCGGGGCCAGCCATCGAGAGGCCTGGCGATCTTGCTGCCATCCTTGCTTCACTTGAGCCTGGCGATGTATTATTCATTGACGAGATTCATCGGCTTCCAAGGGCAATCGAGGAAGTATTGTATCCGGCAATGGAGGATTTTTGTCTTGATATAGTGATTGGGAAAGGACCGGAAGCCCGCTCGGTGCGGATTGACCTTCCACCTTTCACACTTGTTGGCGCCACGACAAGGGCCGGTGCGATTTCCGCTCCGTTGCGGGATCGATTTGGAGTTTTGGCCCGCCTCGAGTATTATAAGGAAGAACAGCTAAGGGATATCGTTGAGCGGACTGCGATTATACTGGATACAGTAATAAGTCCAACAGCGGCTGCGGAAATTGCAAGAAGGTCTCGCGGGACTCCGAGAATTGCCAACAGGCTCTTGCGAAGGGTGCGGGATTTTGCTCAGGTGCGCGGCAATGGTGAAATTGACCAGGTACTAGCATCAGAGGCGTTAGAACTTCTTCAGGTAGACAGGCTCGGGCTAGATCATATTGATCATAAACTTTTGATTGGCATTATCGAGAAATTCCGGGGCGGACCGGTAGGATTGGATACGATTGCAGCTTCAATTGGCGAGGAATCCGACACAATAGAGGATGTATACGAGCCTTACCTTTTGCAAATAGGATTCTTGCAGCGTACCCCGAGGGGGAGAGTAGTAACCGACCTCGTTTATCGCCATTTTCATATGGAGGTGCCCGAAAAGAAATGACCCCATTTTCAAAGATGCTAATGGTAATTGGAGCCGTCATTTTCCTAATTGGTCTGCTTATGCCAATTTTTAATCTGGGCAAGCTGCCAGGTGATATTTTAATCAAAAAGGGCAATACTACCTTTTATTTTCCTGTTGTAACATCGATTGTTTTAAGTATTGTCCTATCGCTGATCCTTTTTGTCATCGGGAAGTTCAGATAAGCCCGTAAAGAGGGTCTAGATGGTATAAAACGTTATTATAGTAAGGGTGTAGCAAATGAAAGTGGATATTTTTGATTTTCATCTACCTGAAGAACTTATTGCCCAGACACCGCTTCTTGATAGGTCGGACAGCAGGCTGATGGTCCTGGATAAGCAGACAGGTGATTTGAAGCATGAGAAATTCAAGGCAATTAAGGATTATTTGAAGCCAGGCGACTGCCTCGTTCTAAACGATACAAAGGTACTTCCGGCAAGGCTTCATGGCGTTAAAAAGGATACAGGCGCGAACATCGAAATTCTTTTGCTCAAGCAGCTTGAAGGTGACAAATGGGAAACGCTTGTAAAACCTGCCAAGCGGGTAAAGGAAGGAACGGAACTGGAATTTGGGGAAGGCATCCTAAAAGCAGTCTGCACGGCTGAGGCCGAGCATGGCGGACGGGTCCTGGAATTCAACTATGAAGGCATTTTTTATGAGATCCTCGACTCGCTTGGTGAAATGCCGCTTCCTCCTTATATAAAGGAACAGCTTGATGATAAGGACCGCTATCAGACTGTTTATGCAAAAGAAAGAGGCTCGGCTGCAGCGCCAACCGCAGGCCTTCACTTTACCGAGGAACTCCTCGATGAAATCAAGGAGTTAGGTGTAAAAGCGGCGTTTATTACGCTCCATGTTGGCCTTGGCACATTCAGGCCAGTTAGCGTGGAGACAATAGCCGAACATGATATGCATTCCGAGTTTTATATCGTTTCGGAGGAAACCGCGCGGACGCTAAATGAAACGAGGGAGAGTGGCGGCAGGATCATCACTGTTGGAACTACATCTACGAGGACCCTCGAGACTGTTGCTTCCTCAAATAATGGGAAATTTAATGCTTCAAGCGGCTGGACCGATATCTTTATTTATCCTGGTTATGAATTTAAGGCTATTGATGGTATGGTGACCAACTTTCACCTTCCAAAATCAACATTAATCATGCTCGTTAGTGCACTTGCCGGCAGGGAAAATGTCCTTCATGCATATGAAACAGCAGTGAAAGAACGGTACAGATTCTTTAGCTTTGGCGATGCAATGCTGATTGTCTAGGAGTTTGTCTAGGTCCCTATTTTTTGCGCAAAATGAGCGCATTTCTTCAAATGGAAGGAGTACAATGCTTTGACAGCAATACGATACGAATTAATACACACATGCAAGCAAACCGGTGCCAGGCTCGGACGGGTCCATACCCCGCACGGCAGCTTTGATACACCGATGTTCATGCCAGTCGGCACACTTGCGACGGTCAAGACGATGTCACCTGAAGACCTCAAGGAAATGGGAGCCAAAATCATTTTGAGCAATACCTATCATCTATGGCTCCGTCCGGGACATGAAATTATCCGTGAAGCAGGCGGCTTACATAAGTTCATGAACTGGGACAGAGCTATTCTAACTGATTCTGGTGGTTTTCAGGTATTCTCATTAAGCGAATTCCGG is drawn from Bacillus sp. FJAT-18017 and contains these coding sequences:
- the ruvA gene encoding Holliday junction branch migration protein RuvA: MFDFIRGKLDFVGPEYIVVENAGIGWQISTPNPFAYSSKIGTDVTVFVYHYVREDAMSLFGFSKREEKTLFTKLLSVSGIGPKGALAILAYGQPEQVVYAIEQEDEAFLIKFPGVGKKTARQMILDLKGKLKNITPSLFPDLFNQDGAGFVPAAGNSQLDEAILALKALGYTEKEVNKVSKELQKEDLSTDQYIKKALQRLIK
- the ruvB gene encoding Holliday junction branch migration DNA helicase RuvB → MDERVISSEADKQELIFETSLRPQTLKQYIGQDKVKANLEVFISAARMRKETLDHVLLYGPPGLGKTTLAAIIANEMGVNLRTTSGPAIERPGDLAAILASLEPGDVLFIDEIHRLPRAIEEVLYPAMEDFCLDIVIGKGPEARSVRIDLPPFTLVGATTRAGAISAPLRDRFGVLARLEYYKEEQLRDIVERTAIILDTVISPTAAAEIARRSRGTPRIANRLLRRVRDFAQVRGNGEIDQVLASEALELLQVDRLGLDHIDHKLLIGIIEKFRGGPVGLDTIAASIGEESDTIEDVYEPYLLQIGFLQRTPRGRVVTDLVYRHFHMEVPEKK
- a CDS encoding DUF2905 domain-containing protein, with protein sequence MTPFSKMLMVIGAVIFLIGLLMPIFNLGKLPGDILIKKGNTTFYFPVVTSIVLSIVLSLILFVIGKFR
- the queA gene encoding tRNA preQ1(34) S-adenosylmethionine ribosyltransferase-isomerase QueA, which translates into the protein MKVDIFDFHLPEELIAQTPLLDRSDSRLMVLDKQTGDLKHEKFKAIKDYLKPGDCLVLNDTKVLPARLHGVKKDTGANIEILLLKQLEGDKWETLVKPAKRVKEGTELEFGEGILKAVCTAEAEHGGRVLEFNYEGIFYEILDSLGEMPLPPYIKEQLDDKDRYQTVYAKERGSAAAPTAGLHFTEELLDEIKELGVKAAFITLHVGLGTFRPVSVETIAEHDMHSEFYIVSEETARTLNETRESGGRIITVGTTSTRTLETVASSNNGKFNASSGWTDIFIYPGYEFKAIDGMVTNFHLPKSTLIMLVSALAGRENVLHAYETAVKERYRFFSFGDAMLIV